Genomic window (Eptesicus fuscus isolate TK198812 chromosome 17, DD_ASM_mEF_20220401, whole genome shotgun sequence):
TAGCACCATCAAATATAAGTTTCTTCCCTATTGACCCTGGATTGCTTGTCCCTCAAGCATCAGTCAGAGAGTGACTGCCTCAGGTTCAGGAAGGAATGCCCACTGTCTTCCCTGCGTAGTTTTTCATGTCAGAGGGCCACATCTTGAAGAGTGGTggcacctccctctgccctcttctCAGCCCTTCAGCAAGGCCCGGGCAGGAAAGGCTTATGCAGCCATGTCAACCCTCATCTGGGAATTAATCCTGCTGGCTTTGGGCAAGAAGGATAATGAAACTTACCCTCAGAAGCAAATATGTCCTCATCTGGGCATCTGCTTTCAGGAGCAGGATAAAGGAGCTATTGAAAATTTGGTCACCAGATTGTATCTTAACCTCTGCTTTCTAGAAGCAAGAATCTCTTCTCAGGACCCTTAGAGGGGCTCAGATCGGAGACAAGTCCTGCCTTGGTGAGGCAGTGGTAAGGAAACACCTCTCCAGCAGCAGTCTTGCCTCCTGAGGGGCTCCAGATCCTGCCACCTACAGACAATGATTTTTCACTCCCTGGTGATACCAGaacttcctctgttacctaataAGACAATGAGAAGCCTTTTAAAATTTCGCTGAGAATGGGTAGAGCTTTTGCAGAGGTTGGGAATTCATAGGGGTTTCCCTGCCAGAGGTTCATTAGTGGAATGCCAGCTGTCTGGCATATCAGGAGCTCCAGTTTTACATCTGAAGGGTGAGAAACAAAACCCTAGAGGTAGAGATGGAGatgaaggaggaggtgggggtggaagtggagatagaggtagagatggaggtggaggtgaagatgaaggtggaggtggaggtagaggtggaggtAGAGATGAAGGTGGAGGTGAAGAGGaagatggaggtggagatggaggtggagatgaAGGTGGAGATGGAagtagaggtggaggtggaggtagagatgaaggtggaggtggagatgaaggtggaggtggaggtggaggtagaggtggagggagaggtggaggtggggatggaggtagaggtggaggtgggggtggagatggaggtggaggtgggggtggaggtgggggtgggggtagaggtggaggtggggatggaggtggaagtggagatggaggtggaggtagagatagaggtgggggtggagatggaggtggaggtgggggtggaggtagaggtggagatggaggtggagatggaggtagaggtggaggtggagatggaggtagaggtggaggtgggagtggagatggaggtagaggtgggggtggaggtgggggtgggggtgggggtagaggtggaggtgggggtggaggtagaggtggagatggaggtggagatgaAGGTGGAGATGGAAGTAGAGGTGGAGGTAGAgatgagggtggaggtggagatgaaggtggaggtggaggtggagatggaggtgggggtggagatggaggtggaggtggagatggaggtagagatggaggtggagatggaggtggaggtggaggtgggggtggagatggaggtggaggtgggggtggaggtagaggtagagatggaggtggagatggaggtagaggtggaggtggagatggaggtagggatggaggtggaggtggaggtagagatggaggtggaggtggaggtggagatggaggtggaggtggaggtggagatggaggtggaggtggaggtggagatggaggtagggatggaggtggaggtggaggtagagatggaggtggagatggaggtagaggtggaggtggagatggaggtagggatggaggtggaggtggaggtggaggtggagatggaggtagaggtggaggtggagatggaggtagGGATGGAGGtagggatggaggtggaggtggaggtggaggtggagatggaggtggaggtggaggtggagatggaggtggaggtggagatggaggtagggatggaggtggaggtggaggtagagatggaggtggagatggaggtagaGGTGGACGTGGAGATGGAGGtagggatggaggtggaggtggaggtggaggtggagatggaggtagggatggaggtggaggtggaggtagagatggaggtggagatggaggtagaggtggaggtggaggtggagatggaggtagggatggaggtggaggtggaggtggaggtagagatggaggtggagatggaggtggaggtggaggtggagatggaggtagggatggaggtggagatggaggtaggaatggaggtggaggtggaggtagagatggaggtggagatggaggtggaggtggaggtggagatggaggtggaggtggaggtggagatggaggtagggatggaggtagaggtggaggtAGAGATGGAGGTGGGTATGGAGGTGGAGAAAGAAGTGAAGATGAACATGGCAATAGAAATGTACTCTTCCTAAAGCTACCAAGGGAAGGAGACCAGTAAGGGGGTGTTGTCTTCTCTCCACCATGGGGCCTGGACTAATCTTCTACAGTACATGAATTGCAAATGGCAAAATCCACTGGGCTGGAAGGAATTCTAAGCTAAGAAATTGTAAATGGAGCAGAGGGTCCATGCTGAGAGATctaatgcaggcgtcctcaaactacggcccgcgggccacatgcaggtgtttttgctgttttgttttttcacttcaaaataagatatgtgcagtgtgcataggaatttgttcatagttttttttaaactatagtctggtcctccaacggtctgagggacagtgaactggccccctgtttaaaaagtttgaggacccctggtctaatgGAAAGCCTTCTtcctaatacatttatttaaaacaacaaccaggGTTTTATTTATCAGTTACAGGACTTTAGCACCTTATTCTTTTCCTTCCATTTAATTCTCTTTAATCATTTTCTCCAGAAGATAAATATTGAATATGTTCAATATCTGAGTGTGGGTAGAGAGAAGACAATTTATCATAGGTATACCTAAGCTGTGGGAGATGGGTGCAGAACATTAGAAAAAAGAGCCAGTAATGAGGGTAAGGATTAAGAGGGAAcctgagccctggtcagtgtgggtcagttggctAGATGCCATCTGCACCAAAAGCCTgctggttcaactcctggtcagggcacatgctcaggttgcaggcttgatccctggtagggggtgtgcaagaggcagccggcagatgttttgctctctcatagatgtttctccctctccctctctctctttctctctctctctctctctctctctctctctctctaaatgtcaataaaaaaatctctaaaagagagagagtggagggggagagagagagagaagagggagaactTGAACATAAAAGCTAGTGTGGGGGCGGTTTTCTTGTCCTGTTCGTTCtgatattttaaagaacagataATCTGCTGAATCTTTTTAAGGCACTGGCTCTCAGTCTTGGCTACCCATCCAAATCGCCTGCGGGCTTTTGCGAAGGCCACAGCCGCCTGGCTCTCAGACCTCTGAGGAAGGCTCTCCAGAAGTGGAGGCCAGGCGTGGGTAGTTGAAAAAGCTCCAAGGTGATTTGAATGAGCAAGCCAACTTGAGAGCtatgtcctagagcagtggtcggcaaactcattagtcaacagagtcaaatatcaacagtacaacgattgaaatttcttttgagtgtcaaattttttaaacttaaacttcttctaacgccatttcttcaaaatagacttgtccaggccgtggtattttgtggaagagccacactcaaggggccaaagagccgcatgtggctcgcaagccacagtttgccgaccactgtcctagagcatggttctcaaacttgagtggTCAGTAGAAATACAGGCCTGTCTCCTTTAATTGCCCTTCACTTTATTGAGACTTAAGATGTTGcagtttttacaaattgaagttaagaccctccaccagcaaaaagattagaACTCACTGTATTGCAGTGATCTGGAACGAACCCACAATATCTGTGAGGTGTGCCTATATTTGGGGGGCTCTTTAAAACACAgagggctggtttggctcagtggatagagcatcggtctgcgcaCTGAAGGATTCCAgtttcgattctgttcaagggcatatgcccaggttgcaggctccatccccagcggagggcgtgcagaaggcaaccaatcaatgattctctttcatcactgatgtttctatctctctctctccctctcccttcctctcttaaaccaataaatatatgtatttttaaaagtggaaaacaaaaacagagggcTGGCCCCTCTCCTAAGGCATATCTGTAGTGGGTCTGAAAATGTGCATCTCCAACATGTTACCTGGTGGTGATGATATTGCTGAGCTCAGGGACCATGGTTTGAGAACCGACATTTTAAGGGAATAAATGTTGTCTGCTTTTTCCATGAAAACATGCGTGTATATTCAATCTATAGACTTGACTAGCCAGTGTGTCTCTCTCTTGTGTGCACCTGGAAGCCACGTGTGCACGTGGGGGTGAAGGGAAGAGTAAGACCAAGTGAAGAGGGGGTACAACGTGTAAGTTCACATCAGAGAGCCTCCCACTTCTATCTCCACTTGTTTTGTTCAAGTTGTGACTGAGGAACTGTGTTCATTTTCGGTCCTGTCCTACCCCTGACAAAATAAGCCATAGTTATTTGCAGATAGAAAGATAATTTGCAATATGAGTAGTCATGTTTTCTCTACTCGTGCACCAGAGTCTGGGCTGCCCCTCTGGAGCCAGCAGGCTCTACCTTGAAAAAGCCCCAAAGAGCATCCCAGTGTCAGAGGTGGCTGACTGAGGAACTAACCCTGCTGGtaaggaggtggtggaggtggatcGGGCCCTTCTGCAGGCATTAGTAAGTCCCCTCTCCCTGACTCCCCACCCCTGGAGTGAGGTCAGGAAACCAGAAAGATAAAGTTTCAACATtgggtttctgtgtgtgtgtggggagggggagggggggggaacgGCCGCCCTGAggtgcacatacacacagaaagAGGAAGTTTGAAATCCTGGAGTGGATCAGAGTGGTCAACCTCTTCCTGACCAC
Coding sequences:
- the LOC129152085 gene encoding basic proline-rich protein-like; this encodes MAGVGDAALAAVQTLLAPMDPDKSGTLAGCFRKSTFLLPCSSSLLSPPPYPPPSLPPPLPPSLPPSPPPPPPPSPPPPPPPSPPPSLPPPPPPFLPPSPPPSLPPSPPPPPPPSPPPSLPPPPPPPPSLPPSPPPPPPLPPSPPPSLPPPPPPSLPPSPPPPPPPPPSLPPSPRPPLPPSPPPSLPPPPPPSLPPSPPPPPSPPPPPPPSPPPPPPPPPSLPPSLPPSPPPPLPPSPPPPPPPPPSLPPSPPPPLPPSPPPSLPPPPPPSLPPSPPPPPPPSPPPPPPPSPPPPPPPSLPPPPPPSLPPSPPPPLPPSPPPSLPLPPPPPPPPSPPPPPPPPPSPPPSLPPSPPPPPSPPPPPSPPPPPPSSPPPPSSLPPPLLPSPPSSPPPSPPLPPPPPPPLPPPPPPPPPPPLPPSPLPPPPLPPSPPPPLPPSPPPSPPLPPPPPPPPSPPPPLSLPPPPSPLPPPSPPPPLPPPPPPPPPPPPSPPPPPPLPPSPPPPLPPPLPPPPPPPSSPPPPSSLPPPPPLLPSPPSSPPPSPPPSSSSPPPSSLPPPLPPPPPSSSPPP